ATACAGCAGAAATATTCGCATAGTAAATTATTTCAAAAGTGTACGCCAAAAAAGGTTTTGCCTTTATAAAACATTTTCGGAAAACTATGGCAAAATATTTTATTGAATATTTACAAAAAATTTGTTGTATGTGTGCGACCCGTTTTTTTTCTCGCGCTCTTTTTCCCCACCCATAATTATAAATGCATGTTTCACTATATCACGCAAAAAAATTTCCTCCGCCCTAATATCAGACAGAGGAAAAAATATAATCTCACGCAAAAAATTTATTTCCTGCGGTATTTCGTCAAGTCAATAGCAACTGCAACAGCAATAATTACACCCTTGATAACCTGCTGCCACATCGGCGAAACATTTATGAACTGCAAACCGTATTGAATTATCGTGAATATCAACACGCCCATTATTATCCCGCCGACTCTGCCTATGCCTCCATTAAGTGAAACACCGCCGACAACGCACGCTGCTATTGCATCAAGTTCATAACCGTTGCCGTAATTGTTCGTAGCTCCTGCCGTTCTTGCTGCCTCTAGGACTCCTGCGATTCCGTACAAGCACGACGCTAAAATAAATATTCCCATTATATTACGGAAAACGTTAATACCTGCAACAACTGCCGCTTCACGATTTCCGCCGATCGCATAAACATTTTTGCCGAAAACTGTCTTATTCAGGACAAACCATATAATTAAGCAAATTACTACTGCGATAGGAATTAATATCGAAATTCCCGGGAAATCTCGTCCCATTGAGAATAAACGCATTTGACCTATCTGCGCGAAATCAGGTCTGATCCCTCCGATGGGCTGCGAGTTGTTCGGAGGCATGTCGAAATAAAGCGAGCAGGTACCGTAAATAATAACTTGCACGGCCAACGTAGCTATAAACGGGTGCATGTCATATTTCGCAACTAAGAATCCATTTAACGCACCGAATATCATACACGCGACTATTGCAATTAATATCGGCATCCATAATTGAACCTGCGGTAAGTCCGGGAAAAATCTATTTGCATATGTAGCAGTCTGAAGCATTGAAGCCGAAATTACAGCAGCAAGACCAACCATACGCCCCGCGCTTAAGTCCGTACCTGCTATTAAAAGCGTGAAACAGATTCCCAGTGCCATAATTAATTTTGTAGACGACTGAGTCAAAATATCAAGTGCGACTCTTATCTGCATAAATCTCGGCTGTAATATGCAAATTACTATAACAAGCACTAACATTGCAAGTAAAATCGCATTGTTTGTCAGAAATTCCCCGAAAGTTTGTTTATTAAGCTCGTTGACTTCCTGATTTCTTGAGAGAAAGCCCTTCAACGCAAAACAGACTCCGATTATAATCAAGAATATAGGCAGGTCATAAATTTTGCGGTTAAGTCCGAGCGGTGCTTTTGCGAAATAAAGTATTACTCCCAGCGCAAGAAAAACAATCCCGGCTGTAGTGATTAGACGCTTTGAACGATTTTCTGCCATGATAAAAATTTCTCCTTCTATAAAGATTTATGCAGCTGTATTTTCTTTACGGCCTGCAAACTGTGTAGCGAGTGCCATAATTTTTTCTTGGCTGTATTCGCCCTTGTTGAGGAAACCTGTAACTCTTCCCTCGCACATTACCATAATTCTGTCAGACATTCCCATTAATTCCGGCATTTCAGACGAGATCATTATAATAGAACGTCCCTGCGCAATTTGTTCGAGCATAATATTATAAATTTCATATTTTGCACCGACATCGATTCCGCGTGTAGGTTCATCGAGAATCAATATATCAGAATTTGTCAACAGCCAGCGTGCAATTAAAACTTTCTGCTGATTTCCTCCGCTTAAATTTTGTATGAGAGTCTCAAGTGAAGGAGTCTTGACATTCAATTTTTTGCACTCTCTATCAGCTTCGACTCTGCGTTTGTGATCGTTAAGAATGCCTAAATTCGCGTATTTTCTCTGATTCGCTATAACAGTATTCTCAAGTATGGGCAGGATTCCAAATATACCGGTTGCGCGCCTTTCTTCTGTGAGTAATGCAAGACCGCGCGACTTTGCAAAACCGGGATTCTTTGACGTATATTTTGCACCGTTTAGGAAAATTTCACCCGATGCAATGCTCCTGAGTCCAAATAAAGCCTCAACAAATTCTGTTCTCTGAGCACCTACAAGACCGCCAATCCCTAAAATTTCCTGTTTGTGCAACTCAAAGCTGACATC
The Synergistaceae bacterium genome window above contains:
- the mglC gene encoding galactose/methyl galactoside ABC transporter permease MglC translates to MAENRSKRLITTAGIVFLALGVILYFAKAPLGLNRKIYDLPIFLIIIGVCFALKGFLSRNQEVNELNKQTFGEFLTNNAILLAMLVLVIVICILQPRFMQIRVALDILTQSSTKLIMALGICFTLLIAGTDLSAGRMVGLAAVISASMLQTATYANRFFPDLPQVQLWMPILIAIVACMIFGALNGFLVAKYDMHPFIATLAVQVIIYGTCSLYFDMPPNNSQPIGGIRPDFAQIGQMRLFSMGRDFPGISILIPIAVVICLIIWFVLNKTVFGKNVYAIGGNREAAVVAGINVFRNIMGIFILASCLYGIAGVLEAARTAGATNNYGNGYELDAIAACVVGGVSLNGGIGRVGGIIMGVLIFTIIQYGLQFINVSPMWQQVIKGVIIAVAVAIDLTKYRRK